A single window of Rubripirellula lacrimiformis DNA harbors:
- a CDS encoding vWA domain-containing protein: MPLASPERMWWLWIAIPIIGFYILKTRLRRRSVATLLFWDQLFEEKRQRSLWQNLRHWLSLLLQLVFVALVVLALADPLWRSQDDSGHEWILVVDNSASMQAIDPETGQTRLQLAIQRAIGVARGLRPGEQMALVTAGSSVRVLVGMSDFAPAIEDALASIDSTDGPTRVREAIEAARRLADDEQRRQIVVFSDLGISDRSNIDQTPDVRWEVIGASQSNVAITRFQVRRSTVDPIGYALLVEVQNLSDEPIQTRLTLTLNDDLVDVLPIKLDADGQWRRTIDGASRVGGVLKAVLDVDDGLDVDNMAHAIVPARPLVPVTLVTQADSPSFYLRTVLESIPLIELTVIDAAQGIDSAGGDAGGDLVPDDTSGLVVYSGTVPGQMPPCPALFIATADGPASAWKLGDSIATPLVAKQDKNSPLLRHVQLQNVLLAGGRDIDVDESFGQPTTLLETADGSRVLVSVERPEGRVIVLTANLDDSDLPLRIAFPVMMTNAMNWFFRQSGDMNPALGTGQLTTVPWDRDDESVVLMSPDGTTRKVTVSRQNASISPVDRTGIYGLFVPESIPDPGPGETKSPGVLASPQDLKSSGVVQGDLLAVNVCDAGESDLRVADVAVPQQAMVSHGGAPAWFYLLMLAIGLVIGEWALFNRRTVA; encoded by the coding sequence GCAAAATCTGCGGCATTGGCTCTCGTTGTTGCTGCAGTTGGTCTTTGTGGCGCTGGTCGTATTGGCGTTGGCCGATCCGTTGTGGCGAAGCCAAGATGATTCCGGGCACGAATGGATTTTGGTCGTCGACAATTCCGCCAGCATGCAGGCGATCGATCCCGAAACCGGCCAGACTCGATTGCAATTGGCAATCCAGCGTGCCATCGGGGTCGCACGTGGTCTGCGACCGGGAGAACAGATGGCGCTCGTCACCGCGGGCAGCAGTGTCCGCGTGTTGGTGGGGATGTCGGATTTTGCGCCGGCGATCGAAGACGCGCTTGCCAGCATCGATTCGACGGATGGACCGACGCGAGTTCGCGAGGCGATCGAAGCGGCACGGCGTCTGGCCGACGATGAACAACGTCGACAGATCGTCGTTTTTAGTGACCTGGGGATCAGTGATCGATCCAACATCGATCAGACGCCGGATGTTCGCTGGGAAGTCATCGGGGCGTCCCAGTCGAACGTTGCGATCACACGGTTCCAAGTTCGTCGGTCGACCGTCGATCCGATCGGCTATGCGTTGCTGGTCGAAGTCCAGAATCTGTCGGACGAACCGATCCAGACACGGTTGACGTTGACCTTGAACGACGACCTTGTCGATGTGCTGCCGATCAAACTGGATGCCGACGGGCAGTGGCGCAGGACGATCGACGGTGCGTCACGCGTTGGAGGTGTGCTGAAAGCGGTGCTGGACGTTGACGATGGATTGGATGTCGACAACATGGCACATGCCATCGTCCCGGCGCGTCCGTTGGTTCCAGTCACTTTGGTAACGCAGGCGGATTCGCCATCCTTCTATTTGCGGACTGTGTTGGAATCGATTCCGTTGATCGAGTTGACCGTGATCGATGCGGCGCAAGGCATCGATTCAGCGGGGGGCGATGCAGGGGGCGATTTGGTTCCGGATGATACCAGCGGTCTGGTCGTGTATAGCGGAACGGTGCCCGGCCAAATGCCGCCCTGCCCTGCCCTGTTCATCGCCACGGCAGACGGGCCCGCGTCGGCTTGGAAATTGGGGGATTCGATCGCGACACCCCTGGTGGCAAAACAGGACAAGAATTCGCCTCTGCTGCGGCACGTGCAGCTGCAGAACGTCTTGTTGGCCGGGGGACGAGACATCGACGTGGACGAATCATTCGGGCAACCGACCACGCTGCTAGAAACCGCCGATGGGTCGCGCGTGTTGGTGTCCGTTGAACGACCGGAGGGCCGAGTCATTGTGTTGACGGCAAACCTGGACGATAGCGACTTGCCGCTGCGGATCGCGTTCCCGGTGATGATGACGAATGCGATGAACTGGTTCTTTCGGCAATCCGGTGATATGAATCCGGCATTGGGAACTGGTCAATTGACGACCGTGCCCTGGGACAGAGATGACGAGTCCGTCGTGTTGATGTCCCCCGACGGCACGACGCGAAAGGTAACCGTGTCACGCCAAAACGCTTCCATCAGTCCCGTTGATCGAACCGGAATCTACGGTCTGTTCGTGCCTGAATCGATCCCGGACCCTGGCCCTGGGGAAACAAAATCGCCCGGGGTTCTGGCATCGCCCCAAGACCTGAAATCATCGGGGGTGGTGCAAGGGGATCTGTTGGCTGTGAACGTTTGCGATGCAGGCGAAAGCGATCTGCGAGTCGCCGATGTTGCTGTGCCCCAACAGGCGATGGTGTCGCATGGCGGCGCACCGGCGTGGTTTTATTTGTTGATGTTGGCGATTGGTTTGGTGATCGGCGAATGGGCGCTGTTCAATCGGAGAACGGTGGCATGA
- a CDS encoding VWA domain-containing protein translates to MSVLQWTQPQWAWLWIPAIIWLVGFHLRTLSDFSPRQRMVSLLIRIVVVTLLIAAICGPVWLRQTDRKMIVFAVDQSESIDQAARDAANRFLEQAAEQADADGADVRFLAFDRTPGRLQSQWTPEDTSEDSEPTAGDDSIAVDVADDPDAADDPDVDAASPTDAESAQIPSEDAPATPANVDPPGADSTKRLGTDLAAAIRTAVASIPPSRVPRIVLLSDGNATNGGDALAAADSGVPIWTVPLPVRSDPEVQMAGVEAPTQVRQGQPFFVEVIVNSNRETEGHVDLYRGDIQIGDADSPKVKIKKGENRFRFQQTVLGQRQETFAARLRQFDDTLLDNNEASTIVYASGKPRVLLIDIDPDETDSLRWALDEQAIDVDVRPPEGIPSQLSELQGYECLILSNVPATAMTMRQMDLIRIYVQDLGGGLIMLGGDQSFGLGGYYRTQIEEILPVRSNFEKEREKPSLAMMLVIDKSGSMGGQKIELAKDAAQAAVELLGPKDSLGVIAFDGGSYTISELRSVSDRGAITDAISTIEASGGTNMYPAMIDAYDALVAATAKLKHVILMTDGVSTPGDFQGAAQDMSSSRITLSTVALGQGSSEDLLEELAQIGGGRYYFCDDPQSVPQVFAKETVEASKSAINELPFLPQLVRPTSVLDGIEWDLSPLLLGYVVTRPKPTAEFILASESGDPLLVWWRYGLGMSVAFTSDAKNRWAGEWLSWPDFGTFWAQIIRHAMRKDDNRGVFVEVQRDGDRTRIVMDAIDDNGRFIDEAESRLTVIDPRLKNEKIAMQQTAPGRFEAAVETPRRGAYHFDIAQNRSDGTTQRSSRGVTIGYPDELRLLPLGEPALRQIAAVSGGYYDRPASAVTEDDERTARDPVPMWPWLLMAGLAIFVADVAFRRIEIGNR, encoded by the coding sequence ATGAGCGTGTTGCAATGGACACAGCCGCAGTGGGCTTGGCTTTGGATCCCCGCGATCATCTGGTTGGTCGGATTTCACCTGCGCACCCTCAGCGACTTTTCGCCTCGTCAGCGAATGGTGTCGCTGTTGATTCGAATCGTTGTTGTGACACTGTTGATCGCAGCGATTTGTGGTCCGGTGTGGTTGCGCCAAACCGATCGCAAGATGATCGTGTTCGCGGTCGACCAGAGCGAAAGCATCGACCAGGCCGCACGCGACGCAGCCAATCGGTTTCTGGAACAGGCCGCCGAACAGGCCGATGCGGACGGCGCCGATGTGCGGTTCCTGGCGTTTGACCGCACGCCTGGTCGATTGCAGTCGCAGTGGACACCGGAGGATACCAGCGAAGATTCCGAGCCAACCGCGGGCGACGATTCCATCGCTGTGGACGTTGCTGACGATCCGGACGCTGCTGACGATCCGGATGTTGATGCCGCTTCGCCGACGGATGCCGAGTCCGCGCAGATCCCGTCGGAAGATGCGCCAGCAACGCCAGCGAACGTTGACCCACCGGGGGCCGATTCAACGAAACGACTGGGGACGGACCTTGCCGCTGCGATTCGCACCGCGGTGGCGTCGATTCCACCATCGCGAGTGCCGCGAATCGTATTGCTAAGCGATGGGAACGCGACCAATGGTGGCGACGCCTTGGCCGCCGCCGATTCCGGGGTGCCTATTTGGACGGTGCCACTTCCGGTCCGAAGTGACCCCGAAGTCCAGATGGCTGGGGTCGAAGCTCCGACGCAAGTCCGCCAGGGGCAGCCGTTCTTTGTCGAAGTGATCGTCAATAGCAATCGCGAAACCGAGGGGCACGTCGACCTGTACCGTGGCGATATCCAGATCGGAGATGCCGATTCGCCGAAGGTCAAAATCAAGAAGGGAGAGAACCGGTTTCGATTTCAGCAGACAGTGTTGGGGCAGCGTCAGGAAACGTTTGCGGCGCGGTTGCGGCAGTTCGACGACACGTTGCTAGACAACAACGAAGCGTCCACGATTGTTTATGCCAGCGGAAAGCCGCGTGTGCTGTTGATTGACATCGATCCCGACGAAACCGATTCGCTGCGGTGGGCGCTGGACGAACAAGCGATCGATGTCGACGTTCGTCCGCCCGAGGGGATTCCCAGCCAATTATCAGAGCTGCAGGGATACGAATGTTTGATCCTGTCCAACGTGCCTGCCACGGCGATGACGATGCGGCAAATGGATTTGATCCGAATCTACGTCCAGGACTTGGGCGGTGGATTGATCATGTTGGGCGGCGACCAATCGTTCGGATTGGGCGGTTACTACCGAACCCAGATCGAAGAAATTTTGCCCGTTCGAAGTAACTTTGAAAAGGAACGCGAAAAGCCTTCGTTGGCGATGATGCTGGTGATCGATAAAAGTGGTTCGATGGGCGGCCAGAAGATCGAACTGGCCAAGGATGCTGCCCAGGCGGCTGTCGAACTGTTGGGCCCCAAAGATTCGTTGGGGGTGATCGCGTTTGACGGTGGATCGTATACCATTTCTGAACTGCGTTCGGTTTCGGATCGTGGTGCGATCACGGACGCGATTTCAACGATCGAAGCATCCGGCGGGACAAACATGTATCCCGCGATGATCGATGCCTACGACGCGTTGGTCGCCGCGACGGCAAAGTTAAAGCATGTGATCTTGATGACCGACGGTGTGTCGACGCCCGGCGACTTTCAAGGGGCGGCACAGGACATGTCGTCATCGCGAATCACATTGTCTACGGTGGCGCTTGGCCAGGGATCCAGCGAAGACCTATTGGAAGAATTGGCTCAGATCGGCGGCGGACGATACTATTTTTGTGATGACCCACAATCGGTGCCACAGGTGTTCGCCAAAGAAACGGTCGAAGCCAGCAAGTCGGCGATCAACGAACTGCCGTTCTTGCCACAATTGGTTCGGCCAACATCTGTCTTGGATGGAATCGAGTGGGATCTGTCGCCGTTGTTGCTGGGGTATGTCGTGACGCGGCCCAAGCCAACGGCCGAATTTATTTTGGCTAGCGAATCGGGAGACCCGTTGTTGGTGTGGTGGAGGTACGGTTTGGGGATGTCGGTCGCATTCACCAGCGATGCCAAGAATCGTTGGGCGGGCGAATGGTTGTCGTGGCCCGACTTTGGAACGTTTTGGGCACAGATCATCCGGCATGCGATGCGGAAAGACGATAACCGTGGGGTGTTTGTCGAAGTCCAGCGCGACGGTGATCGCACACGGATCGTCATGGACGCGATCGACGACAATGGCCGATTCATCGACGAAGCCGAATCGCGTCTGACCGTGATCGATCCGCGTTTGAAGAATGAAAAAATCGCGATGCAACAGACCGCCCCGGGCCGATTCGAAGCCGCGGTCGAAACGCCTCGCCGCGGTGCATACCATTTCGACATTGCTCAGAACCGCAGCGATGGGACGACCCAGCGGAGTTCTCGTGGTGTGACAATCGGCTACCCAGACGAACTTCGATTGTTGCCGCTGGGGGAACCGGCGCTGCGTCAGATTGCGGCGGTCAGCGGCGGATATTACGACCGACCGGCCTCTGCGGTGACCGAGGACGATGAACGGACGGCTCGCGATCCCGTGCCCATGTGGCCATGGTTGTTGATGGCTGGGCTTGCCATCTTTGTCGCCGATGTGGCGTTTCGGCGAATCGAAATCGGCAACCGATAG
- the ispH gene encoding 4-hydroxy-3-methylbut-2-enyl diphosphate reductase, giving the protein MKIILAAPRGFCAGVNMAIDSLDLTLQKFGAPVYVYHEIVHNQYVVQTFSEKGAVFVNEIDEIPEGSVVLFSAHGVSPAIREAARARNLNALDATCPLVTKVHLEAIKYAKAGYTIILIGHEGHDEVIGTMGEAPEAILLVEDEAGVAELNVADETKLAYLTQTTLSVDDANQIIAKLRERFPKIESPPKADICYATQNRQEAVRVLSDQADVVVVLGSQNSSNSQRLRELAADEHKKAFLVDGPQDLDPNEFSASQTVLITAGASAPESVVQATIDWLVQKFGATVELASIREESVQFPLPKPLRAFAAETRSS; this is encoded by the coding sequence ATGAAGATTATCTTGGCCGCACCGCGAGGCTTCTGCGCCGGCGTCAACATGGCGATCGACTCGTTGGACCTGACGCTGCAGAAATTCGGTGCCCCGGTCTACGTGTACCACGAGATCGTGCACAACCAGTATGTGGTGCAGACATTTTCTGAAAAAGGCGCTGTCTTTGTCAACGAAATCGACGAGATCCCCGAGGGAAGCGTCGTCCTTTTCTCGGCTCATGGCGTTTCCCCGGCCATCCGCGAGGCCGCTCGAGCACGAAATCTGAACGCCCTGGACGCGACCTGCCCGTTGGTCACCAAAGTCCACCTGGAAGCGATCAAGTACGCCAAAGCCGGCTACACCATCATCTTGATTGGCCACGAAGGACACGACGAAGTCATCGGTACGATGGGCGAAGCACCCGAAGCGATTCTGCTGGTGGAAGACGAAGCGGGCGTTGCCGAGCTGAACGTGGCGGACGAAACCAAACTTGCCTATCTGACACAAACCACCCTTAGCGTGGACGACGCCAACCAAATCATCGCAAAACTGCGTGAACGGTTTCCCAAAATCGAAAGCCCGCCCAAGGCCGACATCTGTTACGCCACCCAAAACCGCCAAGAAGCGGTCCGCGTGCTAAGCGACCAAGCGGACGTGGTCGTTGTTCTGGGCAGCCAGAACAGCAGCAATTCCCAACGTCTTCGTGAACTGGCCGCCGATGAACACAAAAAGGCGTTCCTAGTCGATGGCCCCCAAGATCTTGACCCCAACGAATTCTCGGCTTCGCAAACGGTCCTGATCACCGCCGGAGCTAGTGCCCCCGAATCGGTCGTCCAGGCCACCATCGATTGGCTAGTTCAGAAATTCGGTGCAACCGTCGAACTGGCATCGATCCGCGAAGAATCGGTCCAGTTCCCGCTTCCCAAACCACTTCGAGCATTCGCGGCCGAGACCCGATCGTCCTAA
- the hpnC gene encoding squalene synthase HpnC, which translates to MNRLSNESQSRADALSQDNREPTEAPNPDPLVAGSPLARGRSHNAAIAKSHYENFLVASVLLPRRLRQPFYDVYAFCRTADDLADESPSPAVATERLADFQRQLDATFAGTPPSDTFVALADTIARFSLTRQPFDDLMSAFGQDQVVHRYEDFDQLIGYCQRSANPVGQIVLQLADCFDDDRIALSDHICTGLQLANFWQDVERDFAIGRIYLPADAMRSHGITEVDLADGIAAKSTPPGLRAALYQQCDLAERCLRRGLPLADSVPRWLASDVRLFVHGGLATISAIRKIDCDVLRIRPKVSKTKQMTMLARAWAGWL; encoded by the coding sequence TTGAACCGTCTTTCCAACGAGAGCCAGTCTCGCGCGGACGCTCTTTCCCAGGATAACCGCGAGCCTACCGAGGCGCCTAACCCAGACCCCTTGGTTGCCGGTTCCCCGTTGGCTCGTGGGCGATCCCACAACGCAGCGATCGCGAAGTCTCACTACGAGAATTTCCTGGTCGCCAGCGTCCTGCTGCCCCGGCGGCTACGGCAGCCATTTTACGATGTTTACGCGTTTTGCCGAACTGCCGACGATTTGGCGGACGAATCGCCCTCCCCCGCCGTGGCTACCGAACGTTTGGCGGATTTTCAGCGGCAGCTGGACGCGACCTTTGCTGGCACTCCACCGTCGGACACTTTCGTCGCCCTGGCCGACACGATCGCTCGATTCTCGCTGACACGCCAACCTTTTGATGATTTGATGTCCGCGTTTGGCCAGGATCAGGTGGTCCACCGGTATGAAGATTTCGATCAGTTGATCGGCTATTGCCAGCGATCGGCCAATCCCGTCGGCCAGATCGTGTTGCAATTGGCGGACTGTTTTGATGACGACCGCATCGCGCTGTCGGACCACATTTGTACGGGCCTGCAGTTGGCCAATTTTTGGCAAGATGTGGAGCGTGACTTTGCGATTGGGCGGATCTATTTGCCAGCCGATGCGATGCGAAGCCACGGGATCACCGAAGTCGACTTGGCGGATGGAATTGCCGCCAAGTCAACGCCGCCTGGATTGCGGGCTGCACTTTACCAACAGTGTGACTTGGCCGAGCGGTGCCTGCGCCGGGGGTTGCCACTGGCCGATAGTGTGCCGCGATGGTTGGCGTCTGATGTTCGGCTGTTCGTGCATGGTGGTCTCGCCACGATTTCGGCGATCCGCAAGATCGATTGTGATGTGCTGCGGATTCGTCCCAAGGTGTCCAAGACAAAACAGATGACGATGTTGGCGCGGGCTTGGGCTGGCTGGCTGTAG
- a CDS encoding phytoene/squalene synthase family protein, with protein sequence MNSSARSTADYSPVRRIARQSGSNFYRSFWLLPRPKRLAMYAVYAFARITDDLGDCDQPTALRTLWLKWWRETTEANLDDDSGANRLILPDGLFDPQVAQDAGGDARASGKLPIDLHRRATEIMPALRDACWRYQIPTRYLLEIIDGVLADQQKTRFDTYEQLEHYCYLVASAVGLACLHIWEYDGPLPTAVAIDCGLAFQLTNILRDISEDASRGRIYLPRQHYEQHGLTEDDLLKPRPDDRLRCLVEDEIDRAKRLFESGWQVWDSLHPDGRPMFSMMWRTYRRLLDRIASDPGAVVLHRVRLSQGDRWELASRHFVSPLFRRLPVPPIEVVDGGARRS encoded by the coding sequence ATGAACTCTTCTGCTCGCTCTACCGCCGACTATTCGCCCGTTCGCCGGATCGCTAGGCAAAGCGGAAGCAATTTCTATCGGTCGTTCTGGCTATTGCCACGTCCCAAACGTTTGGCGATGTATGCCGTTTACGCATTCGCACGAATCACCGACGATTTGGGGGACTGCGATCAGCCGACTGCGCTGCGAACGCTTTGGTTGAAATGGTGGCGAGAAACAACCGAAGCGAACTTGGACGACGATAGCGGTGCCAATCGACTGATTTTGCCCGATGGTTTGTTTGATCCACAAGTGGCCCAGGATGCCGGCGGGGATGCCCGAGCCAGCGGCAAGTTGCCGATCGATCTGCATCGCCGTGCGACTGAGATCATGCCGGCCCTGCGGGATGCCTGCTGGCGTTATCAGATTCCGACGCGGTATTTGTTAGAGATCATCGATGGTGTTTTGGCTGATCAACAGAAGACGCGTTTCGATACTTACGAACAGTTGGAACATTACTGTTATTTGGTTGCCTCGGCTGTTGGCTTGGCCTGTCTGCACATCTGGGAATACGACGGTCCGTTGCCGACGGCGGTCGCGATCGATTGTGGCTTGGCGTTTCAGTTGACGAACATCCTGCGGGATATTTCCGAGGATGCATCGCGGGGCCGAATCTATTTGCCACGTCAACACTATGAACAACATGGTCTAACGGAAGACGATCTGCTGAAGCCTCGGCCGGATGATCGGCTGCGTTGCTTGGTCGAAGACGAGATTGACCGCGCCAAACGCTTGTTCGAATCTGGTTGGCAGGTTTGGGATTCGCTGCATCCCGATGGGCGGCCGATGTTCAGCATGATGTGGCGAACCTATCGACGTTTGCTCGATCGCATCGCCAGTGATCCTGGGGCGGTGGTGCTGCATCGTGTCCGGCTTAGCCAAGGCGACCGGTGGGAATTGGCATCGCGTCACTTCGTGTCGCCGTTGTTTCGACGTTTGCCAGTCCCACCCATCGAAGTGGTTGATGGGGGAGCACGGCGATCGTGA
- the hpnE gene encoding hydroxysqualene dehydroxylase HpnE, which produces MTSCTTSEQANSQSAGDRKRSVVIVGGGLAGLSAADALVAAAPGELDITVIEAKRSLGGRAGSFTDPQSGTVVDYCQHVAMGCCTNFIALMKRHGLADQMKRFDRLTFLHPGHPPSPFQPSRWLPAPLHLMSALAGLRYLSAAQKRQIRRGLWKLMRTKPAVIERLTASQWLTQEGQDPATIRLFWDVILVSALGDESNRVSMAAARKVFIDGFAAARGASDVHVPTRPLSELIGQSLASSIAQRGVRLVCHCPIDRLEPSETSEVPTDGMHGGVAWSVDGHPYRADDVIAAVPWYRIESLVQSLDDSIQQGDRSKGQDPSVVAGSSNDGGRLDRWGQFPSSPITGLHLWTDRPIMTLPHAVMVGTLSQWVFRSPCDFDRSSESSNDDRYYYQVVVSASRQTRSMSQQDLVDTVWAELVHAFPAAASAQCLAHRVVTDPRSVFSVTPDVQRCRPPARTALPWLHLAGDWIDTGWPATMEGAVISGRLAASEVLLRLGLPPCPVDAGLPRGWLARRLIR; this is translated from the coding sequence ATGACGTCCTGCACGACTAGCGAACAGGCGAACTCGCAATCGGCTGGCGATCGAAAGCGCAGCGTGGTGATCGTGGGTGGTGGATTGGCCGGCTTGTCGGCTGCCGATGCATTGGTGGCTGCAGCCCCCGGTGAATTGGACATCACTGTGATCGAGGCCAAACGCAGCCTGGGCGGTCGGGCTGGATCGTTCACCGATCCGCAATCGGGGACAGTTGTCGATTATTGCCAGCACGTGGCGATGGGATGCTGCACGAACTTTATAGCGTTGATGAAACGGCACGGACTGGCCGATCAGATGAAACGCTTTGATCGTTTGACGTTCCTGCACCCTGGGCATCCACCGAGTCCTTTTCAGCCGTCGCGATGGTTGCCGGCGCCCCTGCATCTGATGTCGGCGCTGGCGGGATTGCGTTACCTTTCCGCAGCCCAGAAACGCCAGATCCGCCGCGGGCTATGGAAGTTGATGCGGACGAAGCCCGCGGTGATCGAACGATTGACGGCGTCACAGTGGTTGACCCAGGAAGGACAAGATCCCGCGACGATTCGTTTGTTCTGGGACGTGATCTTGGTCAGTGCCCTGGGGGACGAATCGAATCGTGTTTCGATGGCAGCTGCCCGAAAAGTTTTCATCGATGGCTTTGCCGCCGCCCGCGGGGCCAGCGATGTGCACGTGCCGACGCGGCCGCTGTCAGAGTTGATCGGGCAAAGCCTGGCTTCGTCGATCGCCCAGCGGGGCGTGCGGTTGGTCTGTCATTGCCCGATCGATCGGCTGGAACCGTCCGAAACCAGCGAAGTGCCAACCGATGGCATGCACGGTGGTGTGGCTTGGTCCGTCGACGGACACCCGTACCGGGCCGATGATGTGATCGCGGCAGTTCCCTGGTATCGGATCGAATCGTTGGTCCAGTCGCTTGATGATTCGATTCAGCAGGGGGATCGATCCAAAGGCCAGGATCCATCCGTGGTCGCTGGTTCGTCGAACGATGGCGGCAGGTTGGACCGATGGGGCCAGTTTCCATCGTCACCCATTACCGGGCTGCATCTTTGGACCGATCGCCCGATCATGACTCTTCCCCATGCCGTGATGGTGGGGACCTTGTCCCAGTGGGTTTTTCGCAGTCCCTGCGATTTTGACCGTTCCTCGGAATCGAGCAACGATGACCGATACTACTATCAGGTTGTTGTCAGCGCTTCGCGACAGACGCGATCGATGTCCCAGCAAGACCTGGTCGATACGGTATGGGCGGAATTGGTGCACGCGTTTCCTGCGGCGGCGTCGGCCCAATGCTTGGCTCATCGTGTCGTGACCGACCCCCGATCGGTGTTCTCGGTTACTCCCGATGTCCAGCGGTGTCGCCCGCCGGCCCGCACTGCCCTGCCCTGGCTGCACTTGGCCGGGGACTGGATCGACACCGGTTGGCCGGCAACCATGGAAGGCGCGGTCATCAGTGGCCGATTGGCGGCGTCGGAAGTGTTGTTGCGACTGGGATTGCCGCCCTGCCCCGTCGATGCTGGCCTGCCGCGGGGATGGTTGGCACGACGTTTGATTCGGTAG